In Bacteroidota bacterium, a single window of DNA contains:
- the hemH gene encoding ferrochelatase has product MENKKRAIILFQLGGPDSLDAVEPFLYNLFCDPDIIDLPGAFLFRKTLARIISSRRAPKVRELYKNIGGASPILPQTMEQAKSLQRSLEEKRIFADVHVAMRYWHPMTEEVVEGIRKDNVDEVILLPLYPQYSKVTTGSSARAWSAAVQKLNVNHFSTKLIESYYEHPLYISALVENINRSLDRVPEGERNSVHLVFSAHGTPVKLVKEGDPYSVQIQKTYERVLEAGKFGLPHHLCFQSKVGPQRWLEPSLTETIDSLARQKVSHMIVVPIAFVTEHIETLSEIGIEAREQALHSGVKYFDVMPALIANEKFIACLTDLVLQKLKD; this is encoded by the coding sequence ATGGAAAACAAGAAGAGAGCAATAATCCTTTTCCAGCTCGGCGGCCCCGATTCGCTCGACGCCGTCGAACCATTCCTCTATAATCTGTTTTGCGATCCCGACATCATCGACCTCCCCGGAGCTTTTCTTTTTCGGAAGACTTTGGCGAGAATAATTTCATCCCGGCGTGCACCAAAGGTCCGCGAATTGTACAAGAACATCGGCGGCGCTTCGCCGATTCTCCCCCAGACCATGGAGCAAGCCAAGAGCCTGCAAAGGTCGCTCGAAGAAAAAAGGATCTTTGCGGACGTCCACGTCGCTATGCGGTACTGGCATCCGATGACGGAAGAAGTCGTTGAAGGGATCAGGAAGGACAACGTCGACGAAGTCATCCTGCTTCCTTTATACCCTCAATATTCGAAGGTGACGACTGGGTCGAGCGCAAGAGCATGGAGCGCTGCGGTGCAAAAACTGAATGTGAACCATTTTTCGACGAAACTCATCGAAAGCTATTATGAGCATCCGCTGTACATCTCTGCGCTTGTTGAGAATATCAATCGATCACTCGATCGGGTTCCGGAGGGGGAGAGAAATAGCGTCCATCTCGTTTTCAGCGCTCACGGAACGCCAGTAAAATTGGTCAAAGAGGGGGATCCATACTCGGTCCAAATCCAAAAGACCTATGAGCGGGTGCTCGAGGCCGGCAAGTTCGGATTACCGCATCATCTGTGTTTCCAAAGCAAGGTAGGCCCGCAGCGCTGGCTTGAGCCGTCGCTCACGGAGACGATCGATTCATTGGCGCGGCAAAAGGTCTCCCACATGATCGTCGTGCCCATTGCATTTGTTACGGAACATATTGAGACGCTGTCGGAAATAGGCATCGAAGCACGGGAACAGGCGCTCCATTCGGGGGTGAAGTATTTTGACGTGATGCCCGCCCTCATTGCAAACGAAAAATTCATCGCATGCCTTACGGACCTTGTT
- the hemN gene encoding oxygen-independent coproporphyrinogen III oxidase has translation MKQFDSIDVELLRKYDRPGPRYTSYPTAPVFTSAFGPKEYRDEVIRTNGRGDSSDLSLYFHFPFCDTLCYFCGCTMLVTHSRDRIREYNTFLKKEIEMVAPLVSKKRKVSQLHWGGGTPSYLDPDEILDIGTFIRERFSFGDDIEAGVEIDPRGLTFDHMKALRDSGFNRVSMGVQDFNPKVQEAVNRLQPESITRDAVNWSRKLGFKSVNLDLIYGLPHQTLASFTKTVETIIDISPDRIAVFNYAHVPWLKPHQKLIHQEQLPSPELKLQIFKMTIEKLIDAGYWNIGMDHFSKRTDEMAVAQKNKTLYRNFQGYSTKAGCDLYGFGMSAIGHFKETYQQNKKTLPEYYKSLNAHSLPTNLGYRMTADDQIRKTVIIRLMCDMELEKAPVEKEFGITFDEYFSDALRKLEAFVPDGLVTLTKEKIIVNGLGRLIIRNIAMSFDAYLEKMMKEKPIFSRTV, from the coding sequence ATGAAACAATTTGATTCCATCGATGTCGAGCTGTTGAGAAAATACGACCGGCCGGGGCCGCGCTACACCAGTTATCCGACCGCGCCGGTGTTCACCTCTGCTTTCGGGCCAAAAGAATACCGCGATGAAGTCATCAGGACGAATGGGCGGGGCGATTCATCCGACCTATCGCTGTACTTCCATTTCCCCTTCTGCGATACGCTCTGCTATTTCTGCGGATGCACAATGCTGGTCACGCACAGCCGCGACCGGATTCGGGAGTATAACACTTTTCTCAAAAAAGAAATCGAGATGGTCGCTCCTCTCGTTTCGAAAAAGCGGAAGGTTTCGCAGCTGCACTGGGGAGGCGGAACGCCCTCGTACCTCGATCCTGATGAAATTCTGGATATCGGCACTTTCATTCGGGAACGGTTCTCTTTCGGCGATGACATCGAGGCGGGCGTCGAAATCGACCCGCGCGGCCTTACCTTCGACCATATGAAGGCGCTGCGCGACAGCGGATTCAACCGCGTGAGCATGGGCGTTCAGGATTTCAACCCGAAAGTCCAGGAAGCCGTGAACCGGCTCCAGCCTGAATCGATCACGCGAGACGCGGTGAACTGGAGCCGCAAGCTCGGCTTCAAGAGCGTCAACCTCGATCTCATCTACGGCCTTCCCCATCAGACGCTCGCCTCGTTCACGAAGACCGTCGAGACGATCATCGACATTTCGCCGGACAGGATCGCGGTGTTTAATTACGCGCACGTCCCCTGGCTGAAGCCGCATCAAAAGCTCATCCACCAGGAACAACTACCGTCGCCGGAGTTGAAGCTGCAGATTTTCAAGATGACGATCGAAAAGCTGATCGACGCGGGATACTGGAACATCGGCATGGACCACTTTTCGAAGCGGACGGATGAGATGGCGGTCGCGCAAAAGAACAAGACGCTCTACCGCAACTTCCAGGGCTATTCGACGAAGGCAGGATGCGACCTTTACGGATTCGGGATGTCGGCGATCGGACATTTCAAGGAAACGTACCAGCAGAACAAGAAGACCCTTCCTGAATACTACAAGTCGCTGAACGCACATTCGCTGCCGACCAACCTCGGGTATAGAATGACCGCGGACGACCAGATCCGCAAAACGGTCATTATCCGCCTGATGTGCGACATGGAATTGGAGAAAGCGCCGGTCGAGAAAGAATTCGGGATCACCTTTGACGAGTATTTCAGCGATGCACTTCGAAAGCTCGAAGCGTTCGTGCCGGACGGTCTGGTCACGCTCACCAAAGAAAAGATCATTGTCAACGGGCTCGGCAGACTCATTATCAGAAATATTGCCATGAGCTTCGACGCCTATCTCGAAAAGATGATGAAAGAAAAACCGATCTTCTCGCGCACCGTATAG
- the hemE gene encoding uroporphyrinogen decarboxylase yields the protein MKNQNPTNDLFLRACKREAVERTPVWFMRQAGRYLPEYRAVREKVDFLTLCKTPDLAAEVTIQPVDIIGVDAAIIFSDILVVPEAMGMELVVEEGRGGPRFPSPLRSRAEIEKLPVPDPNSKLKFVTDAIRTTQKNLHGKVPLIGFSGSPWTLAAYMVEGRGSKNFRYPKELIYSSPRDAHLLLDKLARAVAAYLSAQIEAGAQAVQIFDTWGGILGQEEFEEFSLRYIKQVLSLLRTNGAPTIVFCKDCGHSLEKIADTGTSAVGLDWATDIGKARDMVGSYAALQGNLDPAMLYSTPERIEKGVQTILKKFGKGSGHIFNLGHGVMPDTPVENVHAFVNAVKKFSVQYH from the coding sequence TTGAAAAATCAGAATCCAACAAACGACCTGTTCCTCCGCGCGTGCAAACGGGAGGCTGTTGAACGAACGCCGGTCTGGTTTATGCGGCAGGCGGGGAGATATTTGCCCGAATACCGGGCTGTGAGAGAAAAGGTCGATTTTCTGACATTGTGCAAAACTCCCGACCTTGCCGCTGAAGTCACGATCCAGCCTGTCGACATCATCGGCGTCGATGCCGCGATCATCTTTTCGGACATCCTTGTCGTTCCCGAAGCAATGGGAATGGAACTGGTGGTCGAAGAAGGCAGAGGGGGGCCGCGATTCCCTTCGCCGCTCCGCTCGCGCGCCGAGATCGAAAAGCTCCCCGTCCCCGACCCGAATTCAAAATTGAAATTCGTGACGGATGCGATCCGGACAACGCAAAAAAACCTCCACGGCAAAGTACCGTTGATCGGATTTTCCGGATCGCCGTGGACACTCGCGGCCTACATGGTCGAAGGACGCGGCTCGAAGAATTTTCGCTATCCCAAAGAATTGATTTATTCATCCCCGCGGGACGCTCATCTTCTTCTCGACAAGCTGGCGCGCGCTGTTGCGGCGTACCTTTCCGCACAGATTGAAGCCGGCGCCCAAGCCGTGCAAATTTTCGACACGTGGGGAGGTATTTTAGGGCAGGAAGAGTTCGAAGAATTTTCCCTGCGGTACATCAAACAGGTGCTGTCGCTGCTGAGAACCAACGGCGCTCCCACGATCGTTTTTTGCAAGGATTGCGGACATTCGCTGGAGAAGATCGCGGATACGGGTACTTCCGCTGTTGGACTCGATTGGGCGACCGACATCGGCAAGGCGCGCGATATGGTGGGAAGCTATGCGGCGCTGCAGGGGAACCTCGATCCAGCGATGTTGTATTCGACCCCCGAGCGGATCGAAAAAGGAGTTCAGACAATTCTTAAGAAATTCGGGAAGGGCAGCGGACATATTTTCAACCTTGGCCACGGGGTCATGCCCGATACCCCCGTTGAAAATGTGCATGCTTTCGTGAACGCTGTAAAGAAATTTAGCGTTCAATATCATTAG